The following proteins are encoded in a genomic region of Sulfurimonas sp. HSL3-7:
- a CDS encoding cold-shock protein: MAELLNGSVKWFNDEKGYGFIQQDNGGADVFVHFRQVNNTGHGRVTLAEGQKVTFEIGEGQKGPQAENVTPL, from the coding sequence ATGGCAGAATTGCTAAACGGATCTGTAAAATGGTTCAACGATGAAAAAGGTTATGGATTTATCCAACAAGATAATGGCGGAGCAGATGTATTTGTTCACTTCCGTCAAGTAAACAACACTGGTCACGGCCGTGTTACACTGGCAGAAGGTCAAAAAGTAACTTTCGAGATCGGTGAAGGTCAAAAAGGCCCACAAGCAGAGAACGTTACACCACTGTAA
- the pcm gene encoding protein-L-isoaspartate O-methyltransferase: MNSHHELSVYLQRRGVLVSPLLIESFNTIDRKDFVPPSMQDEAYEDYPLFIGAGQTISQPYTVAFMLELLELKESDTILDIGCGSGWTTALLAQTAGSGFVTGIERIPQLLDLARSNLKKYHFANIRLKIAGKTLGIPEETFDKILVSAAAEELPLELVRQLNPGGIMVIPIQNEVAVINKGEDGSFDRRDFYGFRFVPLIY, encoded by the coding sequence ATGAACAGTCATCATGAGCTCTCTGTCTATCTGCAACGACGCGGGGTGCTTGTCTCACCTCTGCTGATCGAGAGCTTCAATACCATTGACCGAAAAGATTTTGTCCCCCCAAGCATGCAAGATGAGGCCTATGAAGACTATCCGCTCTTCATCGGTGCAGGCCAGACGATCTCCCAGCCCTACACCGTCGCTTTTATGCTTGAGCTCCTGGAGCTTAAAGAGAGTGACACTATCCTGGACATCGGCTGCGGTTCGGGATGGACGACGGCACTTCTTGCCCAGACGGCCGGATCAGGTTTTGTGACAGGTATTGAACGCATTCCCCAGCTTCTGGATCTTGCCCGAAGCAATCTCAAAAAATATCACTTTGCCAACATCAGACTGAAGATCGCCGGCAAAACACTCGGCATTCCGGAGGAGACTTTCGACAAGATCCTTGTCTCTGCCGCCGCAGAAGAGCTTCCTCTTGAACTGGTCCGCCAACTCAATCCCGGCGGCATCATGGTGATCCCCATCCAAAACGAGGTCGCAGTGATCAATAAAGGCGAAGACGGCAGCTTCGACAGAAGAGATTTCTACGGCTTTCGTTTCGTACCGCTTATCTACTGA
- a CDS encoding CZB domain-containing protein, whose translation MTKEDMQKKIKSARQSHNYQIQKIKFLVEGVPLKEDPTPVSYKACGFGSWIYGDEEQLRKLIGSKSFEEIEQQHIIWHTAYQKIYEIYYGQAKKGLFARFTGGKPKVDTLQQDKAKAYFNDLQKITYELLQKLDTLEKRVSAMSERQFSKE comes from the coding sequence ATGACAAAAGAGGATATGCAAAAGAAAATCAAAAGTGCGCGCCAGTCACATAACTACCAGATACAAAAAATCAAATTTTTGGTAGAAGGGGTACCGCTGAAAGAGGATCCGACGCCTGTCAGTTACAAAGCGTGCGGTTTCGGCAGCTGGATATATGGGGATGAAGAGCAGCTGCGCAAACTGATCGGATCAAAAAGCTTCGAAGAGATCGAACAGCAGCATATCATTTGGCATACCGCCTACCAAAAGATCTACGAGATCTATTACGGTCAAGCCAAAAAGGGGCTGTTTGCAAGGTTTACCGGCGGCAAGCCGAAAGTCGATACACTGCAGCAGGACAAAGCGAAAGCCTATTTTAACGATCTTCAAAAGATAACGTATGAGCTGCTGCAGAAGCTTGACACTCTTGAGAAACGTGTCAGTGCTATGTCTGAGCGTCAATTCTCCAAGGAGTAG
- a CDS encoding PAS domain-containing protein: protein MPTPVDQEIKLDPKRYIVSKTDAKGIIEYGNDYFVEISGYKESELIGKPHNIVRHPDMPKVAFKLMWEHISKGDNFVAIVKNMAKDGRYYWVFTEFEPKVDALTNEITGYTAFRKAAPKKAVDTIAPIYKKLLEIEEEGGVEASEKHFKGLFEEKGMTYDEFVNDLVGNKGLFKAFFSAMKKLFS from the coding sequence ATGCCAACACCTGTAGACCAAGAGATCAAACTTGATCCGAAACGTTATATTGTCAGCAAGACAGACGCCAAGGGAATCATTGAGTACGGCAACGACTACTTTGTTGAGATAAGCGGCTACAAAGAGAGTGAATTGATAGGCAAGCCCCATAACATTGTACGTCACCCGGACATGCCGAAAGTGGCCTTCAAACTGATGTGGGAACATATCTCAAAAGGCGACAATTTTGTGGCTATCGTGAAAAACATGGCCAAAGACGGGCGCTACTATTGGGTATTTACCGAGTTTGAACCCAAAGTCGATGCGCTCACCAACGAAATAACAGGCTATACGGCATTCCGTAAGGCTGCGCCGAAAAAAGCCGTCGATACCATTGCCCCCATCTATAAGAAACTTCTCGAGATCGAAGAGGAAGGAGGCGTAGAGGCATCCGAAAAGCACTTCAAAGGCCTCTTTGAAGAGAAGGGAATGACCTATGACGAGTTCGTTAATGACCTTGTCGGCAACAAAGGCCTTTTCAAGGCCTTCTTTTCCGCGATGAAAAAACTTTTCTCGTAA
- a CDS encoding acyl carrier protein, giving the protein MTKEEIKQTIIEQIVMVAPDIEEEEIEPSANLQRSLEIDSFDFLKVLTALNEKLGVDVPETDYAQVDTLEHMTDYFEARL; this is encoded by the coding sequence ATGACGAAAGAAGAGATCAAACAGACGATTATTGAACAGATAGTGATGGTCGCTCCGGATATCGAGGAAGAGGAGATCGAGCCGAGTGCAAACCTGCAGCGCTCGCTGGAGATCGACTCGTTCGATTTTTTGAAAGTGCTGACGGCATTGAATGAAAAGCTTGGGGTGGATGTCCCCGAAACCGATTATGCCCAGGTGGATACGCTTGAGCATATGACGGACTATTTTGAAGCCCGCCTGTAG
- a CDS encoding dihydrolipoamide acetyltransferase family protein: MSEFKMPSLGADMESAVLMEWKVKEGDHVTKGQVIAEVETSKGVIEIEVFETGVVEKILVEEETECAVGTPLALIASEGEGREEAVAEAAAEPEKVPPQPEPPSKEEPLKPEPQEEERPAAEPAERVKASPAARRKARELGVDLAALAAGSDRGIQLDAVEAAAETAAKAPEADGMRQAIARAMSRSNAEIPHYYLSTSVNMTPALAWLAALNAKRSIKERILPAALLIRAVVKALEAVPELNGFWQEERHSISKTVNPGIAIALRKGGLITPALLSAETMNLDETMHSLDDLITRTRSGRLRGSEMTQQTVTITNLGDLGVERVYGVIYPPQVAIVGLGRIIDAPWAEGDALSVRKVMQATIAGDHRATDGRTGALFLERLDHFLQNPQELL, translated from the coding sequence ATGAGCGAATTCAAGATGCCGAGTCTCGGCGCCGACATGGAGTCGGCCGTACTGATGGAGTGGAAGGTCAAAGAGGGCGATCATGTGACGAAGGGGCAGGTGATCGCCGAGGTGGAGACCAGCAAAGGGGTGATCGAGATCGAGGTCTTCGAAACGGGCGTCGTGGAGAAGATCCTTGTCGAAGAGGAGACCGAGTGCGCCGTAGGGACGCCGCTGGCCCTGATCGCTTCGGAGGGTGAAGGCAGGGAAGAGGCGGTTGCCGAAGCTGCGGCAGAACCCGAAAAAGTTCCGCCGCAGCCCGAGCCGCCTTCAAAAGAGGAGCCTCTCAAGCCGGAACCTCAGGAAGAAGAGCGCCCCGCAGCAGAGCCTGCAGAGCGCGTCAAAGCTTCGCCGGCGGCACGGCGAAAGGCCCGGGAACTGGGTGTCGACCTGGCGGCGCTCGCAGCCGGATCGGACAGAGGGATACAGCTCGATGCGGTGGAGGCTGCGGCCGAAACGGCGGCCAAAGCCCCCGAGGCCGACGGGATGCGTCAGGCCATTGCCAGGGCGATGAGCCGCTCCAATGCGGAGATCCCCCACTACTACCTCTCTACTTCGGTCAATATGACGCCGGCACTGGCGTGGCTCGCAGCACTGAATGCCAAACGGAGCATAAAAGAGCGTATTTTGCCGGCTGCGCTGCTGATACGCGCCGTCGTCAAAGCCCTGGAGGCAGTGCCCGAACTCAACGGATTCTGGCAGGAGGAGCGCCACAGCATAAGCAAAACGGTCAATCCGGGTATCGCCATAGCGCTTCGCAAGGGAGGGCTCATCACCCCGGCACTGCTCAGTGCAGAGACGATGAACCTTGACGAGACGATGCATTCGCTCGACGACCTGATCACCCGTACCCGCAGCGGCAGACTGCGCGGCAGCGAGATGACGCAGCAGACCGTTACCATCACCAACCTGGGTGATCTCGGCGTTGAGCGTGTCTACGGCGTCATCTACCCGCCGCAGGTGGCCATAGTCGGGCTGGGCCGCATTATCGACGCACCATGGGCGGAGGGCGATGCGCTGAGCGTGCGCAAGGTGATGCAGGCGACGATAGCCGGCGATCACCGTGCGACCGACGGCAGAACGGGCGCACTCTTTCTGGAGCGGCTGGACCATTTTCTGCAAAACCCGCAGGAGCTGCTCTGA
- a CDS encoding alpha-ketoacid dehydrogenase subunit beta: protein MSEKMTYREAVRLGISEAMEKDERVFMMGEDVGRYGGCYAVSMGLQEQFGPQRIIDTPLSESAFTGAGVGAALNGMRPIVEIMTVNFSLLALDQIMNNAATLLHMSGGQFNVPLVIRMATGGGKQLAAQHSHSLEGWFAHIPGLKVLTPATVQDARDMIGLALADPDPVLIFENALLYNAKGELDTAAAPLPIGKALVHREGKDLTILAYGINLFKALEAAETLSKEGIEAEVIDLRSLRPLDDAAIMASLRKTHRVMVVDEGWKSGSISAEIMARINEQAFFELDAPMGRVCSMEVPIPYAKHLEDAVIPQPDKIVAMARRLMEAI, encoded by the coding sequence ATGAGCGAGAAGATGACCTACCGCGAAGCGGTACGCCTGGGGATCAGCGAGGCGATGGAAAAGGATGAACGGGTCTTTATGATGGGCGAGGACGTCGGCCGTTACGGCGGCTGTTACGCCGTCAGTATGGGGCTGCAGGAGCAGTTCGGCCCTCAGCGCATCATCGACACGCCGCTGAGCGAATCGGCCTTTACCGGTGCGGGGGTCGGGGCCGCTCTCAACGGCATGCGCCCCATCGTGGAGATCATGACCGTGAACTTCAGTCTGCTGGCGCTTGACCAGATCATGAACAACGCCGCGACCCTGCTGCACATGTCGGGCGGCCAGTTCAACGTCCCGCTTGTCATCCGTATGGCGACCGGCGGCGGCAAGCAGCTCGCCGCCCAGCATTCGCACTCTCTGGAGGGGTGGTTTGCCCATATTCCGGGGCTCAAAGTGCTGACCCCCGCGACGGTGCAGGACGCCCGCGACATGATCGGCCTGGCGTTGGCCGACCCGGACCCGGTGCTGATCTTCGAGAATGCGCTGCTCTACAATGCCAAGGGGGAGCTCGACACAGCGGCAGCGCCGCTGCCAATCGGCAAAGCGTTGGTGCACCGGGAGGGGAAGGATCTGACGATCCTGGCCTACGGCATCAACCTCTTCAAGGCGCTGGAGGCTGCCGAAACGCTCTCGAAAGAGGGGATCGAGGCCGAAGTGATCGACCTGCGCTCGCTGCGGCCGCTTGACGATGCGGCCATCATGGCCTCGCTGAGAAAAACGCATAGGGTGATGGTCGTCGACGAAGGGTGGAAGTCGGGCAGCATCTCCGCCGAGATCATGGCGCGTATCAACGAGCAGGCTTTCTTTGAGCTGGACGCCCCGATGGGAAGGGTCTGCAGCATGGAAGTACCGATCCCTTACGCCAAGCATCTCGAAGATGCGGTTATTCCGCAGCCCGACAAGATCGTCGCGATGGCGCGCCGGTTGATGGAGGCGATATGA
- the pdhA gene encoding pyruvate dehydrogenase (acetyl-transferring) E1 component subunit alpha — protein MELDITLAREFYRQMLLIRRFEEKCVELYSNQKIRGFLHLYIGEEAIATGVMQALGADDSVLSTYREHGHALARGIPAKRIMAEMYGKVEGCSRGRGGSMHLFDAETRFYGGSAIVGGGLPLAIGMALADKMMKRDRVTVAFFGDGAVAEGAFHESMNLAALWQLPVLFVCENNRYAMGTALELTESETNLANKAAAYKIVSRQVDGMDVVAVAEAAEEAIAEVRAAKRPLFLECLTYRFRAHSMFDAELYREKTEVAEWKQKDPLAVLKMRAETAGLWAQLNADELEEEVSAIVDEAVAFAENGTLESLSDLEKFVYSEEAAQ, from the coding sequence ATGGAATTGGACATCACCCTGGCCAGGGAATTTTACCGCCAGATGCTGCTGATCCGGCGCTTTGAAGAGAAGTGCGTGGAGCTCTACAGCAATCAGAAGATCCGCGGCTTTCTGCATCTCTATATCGGCGAAGAGGCGATAGCGACGGGGGTCATGCAGGCATTGGGGGCGGACGATTCGGTGCTCTCTACCTACCGCGAGCACGGCCATGCCCTTGCCCGCGGCATCCCGGCAAAGCGCATCATGGCCGAGATGTACGGAAAGGTTGAGGGGTGTTCCCGCGGGCGGGGCGGCTCCATGCACCTTTTTGACGCCGAAACACGCTTTTACGGCGGCAGTGCCATTGTCGGCGGCGGTCTGCCGCTGGCTATCGGTATGGCGCTTGCGGACAAGATGATGAAACGCGACCGCGTGACGGTCGCTTTTTTCGGCGACGGCGCCGTGGCCGAAGGGGCGTTCCACGAATCGATGAACCTTGCTGCCCTCTGGCAGCTGCCGGTGCTCTTCGTCTGCGAAAACAACCGCTACGCGATGGGCACCGCACTGGAGTTGACCGAATCGGAGACAAACCTTGCCAACAAGGCGGCGGCCTACAAGATTGTCTCAAGGCAGGTCGACGGCATGGATGTTGTGGCGGTGGCCGAAGCTGCCGAAGAGGCAATCGCCGAGGTACGGGCCGCAAAAAGGCCGCTTTTTCTGGAGTGCCTCACCTACCGTTTCCGCGCCCACTCGATGTTCGATGCGGAGCTCTACCGCGAAAAGACGGAGGTGGCGGAGTGGAAGCAGAAAGACCCTTTGGCTGTTTTGAAAATGCGGGCCGAAACGGCGGGGCTCTGGGCGCAGCTCAATGCGGATGAACTCGAAGAGGAGGTCTCGGCAATCGTCGACGAGGCGGTCGCATTTGCGGAGAACGGGACACTTGAATCTCTCAGTGATCTTGAAAAATTCGTCTATTCAGAGGAGGCGGCACAATGA
- the acsA gene encoding acetate--CoA ligase, protein MMVYTRVEPETYFVKGWEMEEKWIEKKSEDFKVTPNLTDYEAAYGRFSWEEVGQEFDGLPSGGLNIAHEAIDRHADGPLAEKTALLWLGESGEKRAFTFAQMKSESARFANVLKTLGFSKGERIFTLSTRLPELYIGAIGILKNRSVICPLFSQFGPEPILQRMQRGDARALLTTKRLFDKKVRPLLAQLPELRHVLLIDAEEDESDRVRSLPRLMAQASDTFEIEPTDPEDMSVLHFTSGTTGMPKGVVHVHKAVYAHWLSGAYVLDLHRDDNYWCTADPGWVTGTSYGIIAPWVHGVTNIVDEAEFNAERWYGILQEEKVSVWYTAPTAIRRLMRIDNEPTEAYDLSALRLVQSVGEPLNPEAVLWGVEKLKMPIHDNWWQTETGAIMIANLISQTVRPGSMGRPLPGIEAGIVHQNDDGSVTEVTEPRKEGDLALRPGWPSMFRGYLHNEEKYRKSFAGGWYLSGDLAYRDEDGYFWFVGRADDIIKTSGHMVGPFEVESALMEHPAVAEAGVIGKPDPLIGQLVKAFVSLKSGFEAGEELKRELIGFARKRLGAAVAPKELEFTENLPKTRSGKIMRRLLKAREMGLPEGDTSTLEA, encoded by the coding sequence ATGATGGTTTATACGCGTGTCGAACCTGAAACATACTTTGTAAAAGGATGGGAAATGGAAGAGAAGTGGATCGAAAAAAAGAGTGAGGATTTTAAGGTCACCCCGAACCTGACGGACTATGAAGCGGCCTACGGGCGCTTCAGCTGGGAAGAGGTGGGCCAGGAATTTGACGGCCTTCCCTCCGGCGGGCTCAACATCGCCCATGAAGCGATCGACCGCCATGCTGACGGCCCGCTGGCAGAGAAGACCGCGCTGCTCTGGCTGGGCGAGAGCGGCGAAAAAAGGGCGTTCACCTTTGCGCAGATGAAAAGCGAGAGTGCCCGGTTCGCCAACGTGCTCAAAACCCTGGGATTTTCAAAAGGGGAGCGCATCTTCACCCTCTCCACGCGGCTGCCCGAACTCTATATCGGCGCCATCGGCATCCTCAAAAACCGCAGTGTCATCTGTCCCCTCTTTTCGCAGTTCGGTCCCGAACCCATCCTGCAGCGCATGCAGCGCGGCGATGCCCGGGCGCTGCTGACGACGAAAAGACTTTTTGACAAAAAGGTGCGTCCCCTTCTGGCGCAGCTTCCCGAGCTCCGGCATGTCCTGCTGATCGATGCCGAGGAGGACGAGAGCGATCGGGTCCGCTCGCTTCCGCGGCTGATGGCGCAGGCCTCCGACACTTTCGAGATAGAGCCGACCGACCCCGAAGATATGTCCGTACTCCATTTTACCAGCGGCACCACCGGGATGCCCAAAGGGGTGGTGCATGTGCATAAGGCCGTCTACGCCCACTGGCTGAGCGGGGCCTATGTCCTTGATCTGCACAGGGATGACAACTACTGGTGTACCGCCGATCCCGGCTGGGTCACCGGTACCTCCTACGGCATCATCGCGCCCTGGGTCCACGGTGTCACCAACATCGTCGACGAGGCGGAGTTCAATGCCGAGCGGTGGTACGGTATTTTGCAGGAGGAGAAGGTGAGCGTCTGGTACACCGCTCCGACAGCGATACGGCGCCTGATGCGCATCGACAACGAGCCGACGGAGGCGTATGACCTCTCCGCCCTGCGCCTGGTACAGAGCGTCGGCGAACCGCTCAATCCCGAAGCGGTGCTCTGGGGCGTAGAGAAGCTGAAGATGCCCATACACGACAACTGGTGGCAGACGGAGACGGGCGCGATCATGATCGCCAACCTGATCTCGCAGACGGTGCGGCCCGGCTCGATGGGCAGGCCTCTGCCGGGCATCGAAGCGGGGATCGTGCATCAAAACGACGACGGCAGCGTCACGGAGGTCACCGAGCCCCGCAAAGAGGGAGACCTTGCTCTCCGGCCCGGCTGGCCCTCGATGTTCCGCGGCTACCTCCACAACGAAGAGAAGTACAGGAAAAGTTTTGCCGGAGGATGGTACCTCTCGGGCGACCTCGCCTACAGAGACGAAGACGGCTATTTCTGGTTCGTCGGCCGCGCGGATGACATCATCAAGACCTCCGGTCACATGGTGGGCCCTTTCGAGGTCGAAAGCGCTTTGATGGAGCACCCCGCGGTGGCGGAAGCGGGCGTCATCGGCAAGCCCGACCCGCTGATCGGGCAGCTGGTCAAGGCCTTTGTATCACTCAAAAGCGGCTTTGAGGCGGGCGAGGAGCTCAAACGCGAACTGATCGGTTTTGCCCGCAAGCGACTGGGTGCGGCCGTGGCGCCCAAGGAGCTGGAGTTCACGGAGAACCTCCCCAAGACCCGAAGCGGCAAGATCATGCGCAGGCTGCTGAAGGCCCGGGAGATGGGACTGCCCGAGGGCGACACCTCGACACTGGAGGCGTAG